A single region of the Phormidium ambiguum IAM M-71 genome encodes:
- a CDS encoding DUF3318 domain-containing protein codes for MTSYVTSSARSEMSELRRLKSLLPPEMQSWVTVEGTTEINPPLIRCEEIGQDQVEIQVDLARWDQLALDQRNLLFWHEVARIQNDTIPKDGWEMAALAIGLGGAVGELWVQDGLLLLLALALCGVSGWRLYQKNNGERTIREAIDADEKALALATRFGYTLPNAYKSLGSALKTLLDQSNNKRQRSRYEARLQALKRSANKAKAKAKAERGEEF; via the coding sequence ATGACATCCTATGTAACCTCCTCTGCTAGATCCGAAATGAGTGAATTACGGCGTTTGAAGAGTTTGTTGCCGCCAGAAATGCAGAGTTGGGTGACGGTTGAGGGAACGACTGAAATCAATCCACCCCTGATCCGCTGTGAAGAAATCGGTCAAGATCAGGTAGAGATTCAAGTTGATTTGGCACGCTGGGATCAGCTAGCGTTGGATCAGCGTAATTTGCTGTTTTGGCATGAAGTTGCCCGCATTCAAAACGATACTATCCCGAAAGATGGTTGGGAGATGGCGGCGTTAGCGATCGGTTTAGGTGGCGCTGTCGGTGAACTTTGGGTGCAAGATGGTTTGTTGTTATTGTTGGCGTTGGCGCTGTGCGGTGTTTCTGGTTGGAGATTGTATCAGAAGAACAACGGAGAACGCACAATTAGAGAAGCGATCGATGCTGATGAAAAAGCACTCGCCCTCGCCACTCGCTTTGGATACACACTCCCCAACGCCTACAAAAGTTTAGGTAGTGCGTTAAAAACTTTGCTCGATCAAAGCAATAACAAGCGTCAACGAAGTCGCTACGAAGCGAGACTGCAAGCTTTAAAACGCAGTGCAAACAAAGCTAAAGCTAAAGCTAAAGCCGAGCGTGGTGAAGAGTTTTAA